One window of Nocardioides dongkuii genomic DNA carries:
- a CDS encoding ubiquinol-cytochrome c reductase iron-sulfur subunit, with protein sequence MSGHGDNLPALPEEEPIPNPGLPEHTWRPTDVDPKAAKRAERQVAALFGLSAVFTVLFVVAYFAFEIGDNHDTILGLGASTVALGTTLGMALLLIGIGIIQWARKLMADHEMVEMRHPAASSDEDRAEAVAALQAGLEESGIGRRPLVRNSLLGAVALLGAPAVVMLRDLGPTPQQVADSGGIGAGLERTVWEPGMRVVRDVVGTPIRPSDLEIGDLVNAEPAIIFETDEDGEPILNGIEIQVAKAKAAALLLRMEPSDIIPGPGRENWTIEGITAYSKICTHVGCPISLNERKTHHLLCPCHQSTFDLADSGRVIFGPAARALPQLPIEVDAEGYIVAQSDFTEPVGPSYWERDSE encoded by the coding sequence GTGAGCGGCCACGGCGACAACCTCCCCGCACTGCCGGAGGAGGAGCCGATCCCGAACCCCGGCCTGCCGGAGCACACCTGGCGTCCGACCGACGTCGACCCGAAGGCCGCGAAGCGCGCCGAGCGGCAGGTCGCGGCCCTCTTCGGCCTCTCCGCCGTCTTCACGGTGCTCTTCGTGGTCGCCTACTTCGCCTTCGAGATCGGCGACAACCACGACACGATCCTGGGCCTCGGCGCCTCGACCGTCGCCCTGGGGACCACGCTGGGCATGGCGCTGCTCCTCATCGGCATCGGCATCATCCAGTGGGCCCGCAAGCTGATGGCCGACCACGAGATGGTCGAGATGCGCCACCCCGCGGCCTCGAGCGACGAGGACCGCGCGGAAGCGGTCGCCGCGCTGCAGGCCGGTCTCGAGGAGTCCGGCATCGGCCGGCGCCCCCTGGTCCGCAACTCGCTGCTCGGTGCCGTCGCCCTCCTCGGCGCGCCCGCCGTCGTGATGCTGCGCGACCTCGGTCCCACGCCCCAGCAGGTCGCCGACAGCGGCGGGATCGGCGCCGGCCTGGAGCGCACCGTCTGGGAGCCCGGCATGCGCGTCGTCCGCGACGTCGTCGGCACCCCGATCCGGCCCTCGGACCTCGAGATCGGCGACCTCGTCAACGCCGAGCCGGCGATCATCTTCGAGACCGACGAGGACGGCGAGCCGATCCTGAACGGCATCGAGATCCAGGTCGCCAAGGCCAAGGCCGCGGCGCTCCTGCTCCGGATGGAGCCCTCCGACATCATCCCCGGCCCGGGCCGGGAGAACTGGACGATCGAGGGCATCACCGCCTACTCCAAGATCTGCACCCACGTGGGGTGCCCGATCTCGCTGAACGAGCGCAAGACCCACCACCTGCTCTGCCCGTGCCACCAGTCCACCTTCGACCTGGCCGATTCGGGCCGGGTCATCTTCGGGCCCGCCGCCCGAGCCCTGCCGCAGCTGCCCATCGAGGTCGACGCCGAGGGGTACATCGTCGCCCAGAGCGACTTCACCGAACCCGTCGGACCGAGCTACTGGGAGCGTGACTCCGAATGA
- a CDS encoding c-type cytochrome codes for MRLLNRSAGRLSRYRRSRLAGLVLLLLGLVITGGLTYAVMPTSQADSAQTNAVEVEEGRKLFLQGCSFCHGQNGEGVRTINGDNLGPSVVGAGAASVHFQVGTGRMPMTRPGVQSQTKPQVYNEEEIRQLAAYVASLAPGPAIPEEQDYTFEGLDEEEREAAIARGGQIFLTNCTACHNFAGKGGAMPRGGYAPSLDGTSAIHIYEAMLTGPGQMDTFSNGNLSPDDKRDVIGYLYSLREQPAYGGFTLGSLGPVTEGLFAWLVGIGGLVAFAVWIAAHTTRTSKKKKVEA; via the coding sequence GTGCGTCTCCTCAACCGCTCCGCCGGTCGACTCTCGCGGTACCGCCGCAGCCGCCTCGCCGGACTGGTACTTCTCCTGCTCGGCCTCGTGATCACCGGCGGCCTCACCTACGCGGTGATGCCGACCTCCCAGGCCGACTCCGCCCAGACCAACGCCGTCGAGGTCGAGGAGGGTCGCAAGCTCTTCCTCCAGGGCTGCTCCTTCTGCCACGGACAGAACGGCGAGGGCGTCCGCACGATCAACGGCGACAACCTCGGCCCCTCCGTCGTGGGCGCCGGCGCCGCCTCGGTGCACTTCCAGGTCGGCACCGGCCGGATGCCGATGACGCGTCCCGGCGTGCAGAGCCAGACCAAGCCGCAGGTCTACAACGAGGAGGAGATCCGGCAGCTCGCCGCGTACGTCGCGTCGCTGGCTCCGGGCCCCGCCATCCCCGAGGAGCAGGACTACACCTTCGAGGGCCTCGACGAGGAGGAGCGGGAGGCCGCGATCGCCCGCGGCGGCCAGATCTTCCTCACCAACTGCACCGCGTGCCACAACTTCGCCGGCAAGGGCGGCGCGATGCCGCGCGGCGGCTACGCGCCCTCTCTCGATGGCACCAGCGCCATCCACATCTACGAGGCGATGCTCACCGGCCCCGGCCAGATGGACACCTTCTCCAACGGCAACCTCTCCCCTGACGACAAGCGCGACGTCATCGGCTACCTCTACTCGCTGCGCGAGCAGCCGGCGTACGGCGGGTTCACCCTCGGGTCCCTCGGTCCGGTCACCGAGGGCCTGTTCGCCTGGCTCGTCGGGATCGGCGGTCTGGTGGCGTTCGCCGTCTGGATCGCCGCCCACACCACCCGTACGTCGAAGAAGAAGAAGGTGGAAGCGTGA
- a CDS encoding cytochrome c oxidase subunit 3, with amino-acid sequence MATAAVIPASRLHGHHDRPSMVSVGTIIWLASELMFFAALFAAYFTIRSVSPDLWAANTEILNVPFAAVNTTILVLSSLTCQLGVFAAERGQVGRTGSVFAVKGWGLREWFVLTYVMGAIFIAGQVVEYATLVQEDMTIQSSAYGSMFYLTTGFHGIHVTGGLIAFLFVLGRTYLARRFTHEQAVSAIVVSYYWHFVDVVWIGLFATIYLVK; translated from the coding sequence GTGGCGACAGCAGCAGTCATTCCGGCATCCCGTCTGCACGGGCATCACGACCGGCCGAGCATGGTCAGCGTGGGGACGATCATCTGGCTCGCAAGCGAGCTGATGTTCTTCGCGGCGCTGTTCGCCGCCTACTTCACGATCCGGTCCGTCAGCCCCGACCTGTGGGCGGCGAACACCGAGATCCTCAACGTCCCGTTCGCGGCGGTGAACACCACGATCCTGGTGCTCTCCTCGCTCACCTGCCAGCTCGGCGTGTTCGCCGCCGAGCGCGGCCAGGTCGGGCGCACCGGGTCGGTCTTCGCCGTCAAGGGCTGGGGCCTGCGCGAGTGGTTCGTGCTCACCTACGTCATGGGGGCGATCTTCATCGCCGGCCAGGTCGTCGAGTACGCCACGCTCGTGCAGGAGGACATGACCATCCAGAGCTCGGCGTACGGCTCGATGTTCTACCTCACCACCGGGTTCCACGGCATCCACGTCACCGGCGGTCTGATCGCGTTCCTCTTCGTCCTCGGACGCACCTACCTCGCACGCCGCTTCACCCACGAGCAGGCGGTCAGCGCGATCGTCGTCTCCTACTACTGGCACTTCGTCGACGTCGTGTGGATCGGGCTCTTCGCCACGATCTACCTCGTCAAGTAG
- a CDS encoding cytochrome c oxidase assembly protein: MPSALTTTVLEAAATLPEPSFGAFLSEWSLPPLPFVVTVWLGGLYLLGVRVLHRRGDRWPVGRTLAFVGIGLGAFHLATSSGFAAYDTTLLSMHMIQHMVLSMVVPMALALGAPVTLALRTLPVRPRRWLLAVLHSRVARVLSFPPLTFGLYVISPWALYFTGWYDASLSSTYVHEMMHLHLVMVGALFFWPLMGVDPVPGRVGYPFRVALTVLTLPFHAFLGVTIMGQETLIGEEHYLALREGPMASWLPDIADNQHLAGGILWASGDLVGLLFFGVLFVQWVRSSMKEAEREDRRLDLAEARAAAPSRAPAPDVPAER, translated from the coding sequence ATGCCCAGCGCCCTCACCACCACTGTGCTGGAGGCCGCCGCGACGCTTCCTGAGCCCTCCTTCGGAGCCTTCCTGAGCGAGTGGTCGCTGCCCCCGCTCCCGTTCGTCGTCACCGTCTGGCTCGGCGGTCTCTACCTGCTCGGCGTCCGGGTCCTGCACCGCCGCGGCGACCGGTGGCCGGTGGGCCGCACGCTGGCCTTCGTCGGGATCGGCCTCGGGGCCTTCCACCTCGCCACCTCGTCCGGGTTCGCGGCGTACGACACGACGTTGCTGAGCATGCACATGATCCAGCACATGGTGCTGTCGATGGTCGTGCCGATGGCCCTCGCCCTGGGCGCGCCGGTGACCCTGGCGCTGCGGACCCTCCCGGTGCGTCCCCGCCGGTGGCTGCTCGCGGTGCTGCACTCGCGGGTGGCGCGGGTGCTGTCCTTCCCGCCCCTGACCTTCGGGCTCTACGTGATCTCCCCGTGGGCGCTCTACTTCACCGGCTGGTACGACGCCTCGCTCAGCTCGACGTACGTCCACGAGATGATGCACCTGCACCTGGTGATGGTGGGCGCGCTGTTCTTCTGGCCGCTGATGGGCGTGGACCCGGTGCCCGGCCGCGTCGGCTACCCCTTCCGGGTGGCGCTGACGGTGCTCACGCTGCCGTTCCACGCCTTCCTCGGCGTCACGATCATGGGCCAGGAGACGCTGATCGGCGAGGAGCACTACCTGGCCCTGCGCGAGGGGCCGATGGCGTCGTGGCTGCCGGACATCGCCGACAACCAGCACCTGGCCGGCGGGATCCTCTGGGCCTCCGGCGACCTGGTGGGCCTGCTGTTCTTCGGCGTGCTGTTCGTGCAGTGGGTCCGCTCCTCGATGAAGGAGGCCGAGCGGGAGGACCGGCGCCTGGACCTGGCGGAGGCGCGCGCGGCCGCCCCGAGTCGAGCCCCGGCCCCCGACGTACCGGCCGAGCGGTAG
- a CDS encoding response regulator transcription factor: MSDATKPLRVLVYSDDVNTRQQVILALGRRPHPDLPEVEYVEVATEPVVIQNMDAGQIALVILDGEAVPAGGMGIAKQLKDEIYQCPPVVVLTGRPQDAWLATWSRAEAAVPHPIDPIQLADTVVALLRPRVPAATSSTG, translated from the coding sequence GTGAGCGACGCGACGAAGCCTCTCCGGGTGCTGGTCTACAGCGACGACGTCAACACCCGTCAGCAGGTGATCCTGGCCCTGGGCCGGCGCCCGCACCCCGACCTGCCCGAGGTGGAGTACGTCGAGGTCGCGACCGAGCCGGTCGTCATCCAGAACATGGACGCCGGGCAGATCGCGCTGGTGATCCTCGACGGCGAGGCGGTCCCGGCCGGCGGCATGGGCATCGCCAAGCAGCTCAAGGACGAGATCTACCAGTGCCCGCCGGTGGTCGTGCTGACCGGCCGCCCGCAGGACGCGTGGCTGGCCACCTGGTCGCGCGCGGAGGCCGCCGTGCCGCACCCGATCGACCCCATCCAGCTGGCGGACACCGTGGTCGCGCTGCTGCGCCCGCGGGTCCCCGCCGCCACGTCCTCCACCGGCTGA
- the trpD gene encoding anthranilate phosphoribosyltransferase translates to MTTWPEVLGALVAGSDLSADQTAWAMGELLAGAATPVQVAGLAVALRAKGETIEEVTGLADAMLARATPISVEGRLLDVVGTGGDRSMSVNISTMAAIVAAGAGARVVKHGNRSASSQSGSADVLEQLGIRLDLPADRVAEVAVEAGITFCFSAAFHPAMRHAAVARRELGIGTTFNFLGPLTNPTRPAAQAIGCADPRMAPVMAGVFAARGVDAWVFRGDDGLDELTTTTTSSLWVVHNGQVTTARVDPAAYDLAPATTEDLRGGDAAHNAEVVRRLLAGEQGPVRDAVLLNAGAALAVHGAPGEPVETALAAGIERARAAVDSGAAAALLDRWVAASSA, encoded by the coding sequence GTGACGACCTGGCCCGAGGTCCTGGGCGCGCTCGTCGCGGGCTCCGACCTGTCCGCCGACCAGACGGCGTGGGCGATGGGCGAGCTGCTCGCCGGCGCCGCCACCCCGGTGCAGGTGGCCGGGCTCGCGGTCGCGCTGCGCGCCAAGGGCGAGACGATCGAGGAGGTCACCGGCCTCGCCGACGCGATGCTCGCCCGCGCGACGCCGATCTCGGTCGAGGGCCGGCTCCTCGACGTGGTCGGCACCGGAGGCGACCGCTCGATGTCGGTCAACATCTCCACGATGGCGGCGATCGTGGCCGCCGGTGCCGGGGCCCGGGTGGTCAAGCACGGCAACCGCTCCGCGTCCTCCCAGTCCGGCTCCGCCGACGTCCTCGAGCAGCTCGGCATCCGGCTCGACCTGCCGGCCGACCGGGTCGCGGAGGTCGCCGTCGAGGCCGGCATCACCTTCTGCTTCTCCGCGGCCTTCCACCCGGCGATGCGGCATGCCGCGGTCGCCCGGCGCGAGCTCGGCATCGGCACCACGTTCAACTTCCTCGGCCCGCTCACCAACCCCACCCGACCCGCCGCGCAGGCGATCGGCTGCGCCGACCCGCGGATGGCGCCGGTGATGGCCGGCGTGTTCGCCGCGCGCGGCGTCGACGCGTGGGTCTTCCGCGGCGACGACGGGCTCGACGAGCTGACCACCACGACCACCTCGTCGCTCTGGGTGGTCCACAACGGCCAGGTCACGACGGCGCGCGTCGACCCCGCGGCGTACGACCTGGCGCCGGCGACCACCGAGGACCTCCGCGGCGGCGACGCCGCCCACAACGCCGAGGTCGTGCGCCGGCTGCTCGCGGGGGAGCAGGGACCGGTGCGCGACGCGGTGCTGCTCAACGCCGGCGCGGCCCTCGCGGTGCACGGTGCGCCCGGCGAGCCGGTCGAGACCGCGCTGGCGGCCGGCATCGAGCGGGCCCGGGCCGCGGTCGACAGCGGGGCGGCCGCGGCGCTGCTGGACCGCTGGGTGGCGGCCTCCTCGGCCTGA
- a CDS encoding Lrp/AsnC family transcriptional regulator — protein sequence MITAIVFVKADVARIPEVAEAIAALDGVSEVYSVTGQIDLIALVRVRDHDDVASVVADRLNKVAGVTATETHIAFRAYSRHDLESAFSLGLD from the coding sequence ATGATCACCGCCATCGTCTTCGTCAAGGCAGACGTCGCCCGGATCCCCGAGGTGGCCGAGGCGATCGCCGCGCTCGACGGGGTCAGCGAGGTCTACTCCGTCACCGGGCAGATCGACCTGATCGCGCTGGTGCGGGTGCGCGACCACGACGACGTCGCCTCCGTGGTCGCCGACCGGCTCAACAAGGTCGCCGGCGTCACCGCGACCGAGACCCACATCGCCTTCCGCGCGTACTCCCGCCACGACCTGGAGTCGGCGTTCTCCCTCGGGCTCGACTGA
- a CDS encoding DEDD exonuclease domain-containing protein, with protein sequence MSSATHGARSRWESQRTFDELGRRLSDLTFCVVDLETTGGSAQGGSMITEIGAVKVRGGEVLGEFQTLVNPHTAIPPFIAVLTGISNSMVADAPSIESALPAFLEFAAGCVLVAHNAPFDVGFLQHFAAQQGRPWPSFEVLDTARLARRVITRDDAPNCKLSSLARVFGSTTTPNHRALSDARATVDVLHGLMERLGGLGVHTLEELQTFSARVSTAQRRKRHLAEGLPHSPGVYLFRDDARRVLYVGTSRDLRTRVRSYFTASETRSRMGEMVGVATEVTGIECATALEAEVRELRLIAEHKPRYNRRSRFPEKVHFVKLTRETWPRLSLVKRVLDDDADYLGPFGSRKTAEKCLAALHDTFPLRQCSDRMGRVPSRAPCVLAELGRCLSPCDGSVDAATYAEVVRRLRDTLLRRPDEVVEAINVRMAALAADERFEEAGAHRDRLAAFVRAAARTQRLSALSRCAEVVAARREDDGRWAVHVVRHGRLAAAGVIPPGADAHQFVRELRASAETVADAPGPVPAATAEETEKVLRWLESPGIRLVEVDGEWVCPVAGATRHLALHDAVAESRRTLVPFAERRDLVPVHQPAR encoded by the coding sequence ATGAGCAGCGCCACCCACGGTGCGCGCTCCCGCTGGGAGTCGCAACGCACCTTCGACGAGCTGGGCCGGCGGCTGAGCGACCTGACCTTCTGCGTCGTCGACCTCGAGACGACCGGGGGCTCCGCGCAGGGCGGGTCGATGATCACCGAGATCGGGGCCGTGAAGGTCCGCGGCGGCGAGGTCCTCGGCGAGTTCCAGACCCTGGTCAACCCGCACACCGCGATCCCGCCGTTCATCGCGGTGCTCACCGGCATCAGCAACTCGATGGTCGCCGACGCCCCCTCGATCGAGTCCGCGCTGCCGGCGTTCCTGGAGTTCGCGGCCGGCTGCGTGCTGGTCGCCCACAACGCGCCGTTCGACGTCGGGTTCCTCCAGCACTTCGCCGCCCAGCAGGGCCGGCCCTGGCCGTCGTTCGAGGTCCTGGACACCGCCCGCCTGGCGCGCCGGGTGATCACCCGCGACGACGCACCCAACTGCAAGCTCTCCTCGCTCGCCCGCGTGTTCGGCTCCACCACCACCCCCAACCACCGCGCGCTCTCCGACGCCCGCGCCACCGTCGACGTCCTGCACGGCCTGATGGAGCGCCTCGGCGGGCTCGGCGTGCACACCCTCGAGGAGCTGCAGACGTTCTCGGCCCGGGTGAGCACCGCCCAGCGCCGTAAGCGCCACCTCGCGGAGGGCCTGCCGCACTCCCCCGGCGTCTACCTCTTCCGCGACGACGCCCGGCGCGTGCTCTACGTCGGCACCTCCCGCGACCTGCGCACCCGCGTCCGCTCCTACTTCACCGCCTCCGAGACCCGCTCCCGGATGGGCGAGATGGTCGGGGTGGCCACCGAGGTCACCGGCATCGAGTGCGCGACGGCGTTGGAGGCCGAGGTGCGCGAGCTGCGGCTGATCGCCGAGCACAAGCCGCGCTACAACCGACGCTCCCGGTTCCCGGAGAAGGTCCACTTCGTCAAGCTCACCCGGGAGACCTGGCCCCGGCTGTCCCTGGTCAAGCGGGTCCTCGACGACGACGCCGACTACCTCGGGCCGTTCGGGTCCCGCAAGACCGCCGAGAAGTGCCTCGCCGCGCTCCACGACACCTTCCCCCTGCGCCAGTGCTCGGACCGGATGGGCCGCGTGCCGTCCCGGGCGCCGTGCGTGCTCGCCGAGCTCGGTCGGTGCCTGTCCCCGTGCGACGGCAGCGTCGACGCCGCGACGTACGCCGAGGTCGTGCGCCGGCTCCGCGACACCCTGCTGCGCCGGCCCGACGAGGTGGTCGAGGCGATCAACGTCCGGATGGCCGCGCTGGCGGCCGACGAGCGCTTCGAGGAGGCGGGCGCCCACCGCGACCGGCTCGCGGCGTTCGTCCGGGCCGCGGCGCGCACCCAGCGGCTCTCCGCGCTGTCCCGGTGCGCCGAGGTGGTCGCCGCCCGGCGCGAGGACGACGGCCGCTGGGCGGTCCACGTCGTCCGGCACGGCCGGTTGGCGGCGGCCGGGGTGATCCCGCCCGGCGCCGACGCCCACCAGTTCGTCCGTGAGCTCCGCGCCAGCGCCGAGACGGTGGCCGACGCTCCCGGGCCGGTGCCGGCCGCGACCGCCGAGGAGACCGAGAAGGTGCTGCGCTGGCTGGAGTCGCCGGGCATCCGGCTGGTCGAGGTCGACGGCGAGTGGGTCTGCCCGGTGGCCGGCGCCACCCGGCACCTCGCGCTGCACGACGCCGTCGCCGAGTCGCGCCGCACCCTGGTGCCGTTCGCCGAGCGGCGCGACCTGGTCCCGGTCCACCAGCCCGCACGGTGA
- a CDS encoding NYN domain-containing protein, translating to MPEGTSGPALEALPAAARARVVGLTADVLPEVVRLPPALRRVAEFAPSRRARLGAGAIAAALADDELRERVATQVVARTTPAATDPATTEPADRAAYAWLVRPADWAATLEEATAALAERTDADERAVAETARLRERLGQAEQAAREQRAAHRVQVEEQKAEIATLRRKLGEARASERAARAEAEDALRAAAEARTGAEALAAAQDKEVRRLRAQVERAEAELAAGRRAARHDRDEGTLRARMLLDTVLEAAGGLQRELALPPVSGAPGDRVEQELAAAGAPSATAGPVPGGATATMLEQFLGLPRARLLVDGYNVSKTAWPESSLEAQRTRLLAALAAVVARTGAETTVVFDAASSSTRPVVHTPRGVKVVFSPEGVIADDVLRDLVAAEPRGRVVVVVSSDREVARDVARAGARSVASEALLALLARSS from the coding sequence ATGCCGGAGGGGACGTCGGGCCCGGCGCTGGAGGCGCTGCCCGCGGCCGCGCGGGCGCGGGTCGTCGGGCTGACCGCCGACGTGCTCCCGGAGGTCGTGCGGCTGCCGCCCGCCCTGCGGCGGGTCGCGGAGTTCGCGCCCTCCCGCCGGGCCCGGCTGGGGGCCGGCGCGATCGCCGCCGCCCTGGCCGACGACGAGCTGCGCGAGCGGGTCGCCACCCAGGTGGTCGCCCGCACCACCCCGGCGGCGACGGACCCGGCGACGACCGAGCCGGCCGACCGGGCGGCGTACGCCTGGCTGGTGCGGCCCGCGGACTGGGCCGCGACCCTGGAGGAGGCCACCGCCGCCCTCGCCGAGCGCACCGACGCCGACGAGCGCGCGGTCGCCGAGACCGCCCGCCTCCGCGAGCGCCTCGGCCAGGCCGAGCAGGCCGCCCGGGAGCAGCGGGCCGCGCACCGGGTGCAGGTCGAGGAGCAGAAGGCCGAGATCGCGACCCTCCGCCGCAAGCTGGGCGAGGCGCGCGCCTCCGAGCGCGCCGCCCGGGCCGAGGCCGAGGACGCGCTGCGCGCGGCGGCCGAGGCGCGCACGGGCGCGGAGGCGCTCGCCGCCGCCCAGGACAAGGAGGTACGCCGGCTGCGGGCGCAGGTGGAGCGGGCCGAGGCCGAGCTCGCGGCCGGGCGCCGCGCCGCGCGCCACGACCGTGACGAGGGGACCCTGCGGGCCCGGATGCTGCTCGACACCGTCCTCGAGGCCGCCGGGGGGCTGCAGCGCGAGCTGGCGCTCCCGCCGGTCTCCGGCGCGCCCGGCGACCGGGTCGAACAGGAGCTGGCGGCGGCCGGCGCCCCCTCCGCGACCGCCGGCCCGGTGCCGGGCGGGGCCACGGCGACGATGCTCGAGCAGTTCCTCGGCCTCCCGCGGGCCCGGCTGCTCGTCGACGGCTACAACGTGAGCAAGACCGCCTGGCCGGAGTCGTCCCTGGAGGCGCAGCGCACCCGGCTGCTGGCCGCCCTGGCGGCCGTGGTGGCGCGCACCGGCGCCGAGACCACCGTCGTCTTCGACGCCGCGTCCTCCTCGACCCGGCCGGTGGTGCACACCCCGCGGGGGGTCAAGGTCGTCTTCAGCCCGGAGGGCGTGATCGCCGACGACGTGCTGCGCGACCTGGTCGCCGCGGAGCCCCGGGGGCGGGTGGTCGTGGTGGTCTCCAGCGACCGGGAGGTCGCCCGCGACGTCGCCCGGGCGGGTGCCCGCTCGGTGGCGTCCGAGGCGCTGCTCGCGCTGCTGGCCCGCTCGTCCTGA
- a CDS encoding C40 family peptidase, which yields MLHGRKRYITALVGLALAGSVGLVPASPAQAEPEIADVKARVDKLYHEAEQASERYNDARIELDELERDLAALRADERRQDDRLESVREQVADSLVHEYSGSGGVSAAAEVLVAEDPSAFLTQLSTVSSYNDLQGELIGTYTAEVEALAIRRGATERRADDVEKTEEALAEEKATAEEKLAEAESLLSRLEDEEREQLLSRDSSPRVPDSVPAPAPESGRAGAAVQYAMAQVGDAYVYGAAGPSAFDCSGLTMMAWAQAGVALPHSSSAQYSSGARVGTSDLQPGDLVFYYSPISHVGMYIGDGMIVHAANPGSGVTVAPLHSMPYVGAVRPG from the coding sequence TTGCTCCACGGTCGGAAGCGATACATCACGGCCCTCGTCGGCCTCGCCCTCGCAGGTTCGGTCGGGCTCGTCCCGGCCTCGCCAGCCCAGGCGGAGCCCGAGATCGCCGACGTCAAGGCCCGCGTCGACAAGCTGTACCACGAGGCCGAGCAGGCCTCGGAGCGCTACAACGACGCCCGGATCGAGCTCGACGAGCTCGAGCGCGACCTCGCGGCGCTCCGTGCCGACGAGCGCCGCCAGGACGACCGGCTCGAGTCCGTCCGCGAGCAGGTCGCGGACTCCCTCGTGCACGAGTACTCCGGCTCCGGCGGCGTCTCCGCGGCCGCCGAGGTCCTCGTCGCCGAAGACCCGTCCGCGTTCCTCACCCAGCTCTCCACGGTGTCCTCCTACAACGACCTCCAGGGCGAGCTGATCGGCACCTACACCGCCGAGGTCGAGGCGCTCGCGATCCGTCGCGGGGCCACCGAGCGGCGCGCCGACGATGTCGAGAAGACCGAGGAGGCGCTGGCCGAGGAGAAGGCCACCGCCGAGGAGAAGCTCGCCGAGGCCGAGTCCCTGCTCTCCCGTCTCGAGGACGAGGAGCGCGAGCAGCTGCTGTCGCGTGACTCCTCCCCGCGGGTCCCGGACTCGGTGCCCGCCCCGGCGCCCGAGTCCGGCCGCGCGGGCGCGGCCGTCCAGTACGCCATGGCCCAGGTCGGCGACGCCTACGTCTACGGCGCGGCCGGCCCCAGCGCGTTCGACTGCTCCGGCCTGACGATGATGGCCTGGGCCCAGGCCGGCGTCGCACTCCCGCACTCCTCGAGCGCCCAGTACTCCTCCGGCGCGCGCGTCGGCACGAGCGACCTGCAGCCCGGCGACCTGGTCTTCTACTACAGCCCGATCAGCCACGTCGGCATGTACATCGGCGACGGCATGATCGTGCACGCGGCCAACCCCGGCAGCGGCGTCACGGTGGCCCCGCTCCACTCGATGCCGTACGTCGGGGCCGTCCGCCCTGGCTGA
- a CDS encoding M48 family metallopeptidase, with amino-acid sequence MTSPERRVALGVTVLSGLVLAVLAAVLVPWDPVPGGPLPAVDPGAVLTPEQIERAERFASRTDPWSHLSLAVRVLLACLLGLTRRGRAVFARLPGPWWAGVVLAVALFEVVLRVVTLPFAVLVRRQLLAYGLSTQSWPTWALDLVKGEAVDIAVGSVALLLLIGCARRWQRAWPAIAGSVAALLVVVGSIAYPLLVEPLFHDFEPLPDGELRTQILQLADEEDVDVDEILVSDASRRTTTLNAYVSGIGGTRRVVVYDNLVADQPPEQVLSVVAHELAHARHGDVVIGTVLGAAGTCFAIGLLGLAWGAARRRGVATTGPAVVPLVLALYLLAMLVSSPVQNGISRQLELRADVDALRATGDPEAFIELQRQLAIRSLADPTPPAWERLWFASHPTVLVRIALAERVGSGQE; translated from the coding sequence GTGACGTCGCCCGAGCGCAGGGTCGCCCTCGGGGTGACGGTCCTCAGCGGGCTCGTCCTCGCCGTCCTGGCCGCCGTCCTGGTGCCGTGGGACCCGGTGCCGGGCGGGCCGCTGCCCGCCGTCGACCCCGGTGCCGTCCTGACCCCCGAGCAGATCGAGCGCGCCGAGCGGTTCGCGTCGCGCACCGACCCCTGGTCGCACCTCTCGCTCGCCGTCCGGGTGCTGCTCGCCTGCCTGCTGGGGCTGACCCGGCGGGGGAGGGCGGTGTTCGCGCGGCTCCCCGGTCCCTGGTGGGCGGGGGTGGTCCTGGCGGTCGCGCTCTTCGAGGTCGTGCTGCGGGTGGTGACCCTGCCGTTCGCGGTGCTGGTGCGCCGCCAGCTGTTGGCCTACGGGCTGAGCACCCAGTCGTGGCCGACCTGGGCGCTGGACCTGGTCAAGGGCGAGGCGGTCGACATCGCCGTGGGGTCGGTGGCGCTGCTGCTGCTCATCGGGTGCGCGCGGCGCTGGCAGCGGGCCTGGCCGGCGATCGCCGGCTCGGTGGCGGCCCTGCTGGTCGTGGTGGGCTCGATCGCCTACCCGCTGCTGGTCGAGCCGCTCTTCCACGACTTCGAGCCGCTGCCCGACGGGGAGCTGCGCACCCAGATCCTGCAGCTGGCCGACGAGGAGGACGTCGACGTCGACGAGATCCTGGTGTCCGACGCCTCCCGGCGCACGACGACGCTCAACGCCTACGTCTCCGGGATCGGGGGCACCCGCCGCGTGGTGGTCTACGACAACCTGGTCGCCGACCAGCCCCCGGAGCAGGTCCTCTCCGTCGTCGCCCACGAGCTGGCCCACGCCCGGCACGGGGACGTGGTGATCGGCACGGTGCTCGGGGCCGCCGGCACCTGCTTCGCGATCGGCCTGCTCGGTCTGGCCTGGGGTGCGGCCCGTCGCCGCGGCGTGGCGACGACCGGCCCGGCCGTCGTCCCGCTCGTGCTCGCGCTCTACCTGCTGGCGATGCTGGTGAGCAGCCCGGTGCAGAACGGCATCAGCCGGCAGCTCGAGCTCCGGGCCGACGTCGACGCGCTGCGGGCGACCGGCGACCCGGAGGCGTTCATCGAGCTGCAGCGCCAGCTCGCCATCCGATCGCTCGCGGACCCGACGCCGCCGGCCTGGGAGCGGCTGTGGTTCGCGAGCCACCCGACCGTGCTCGTCCGGATCGCCCTCGCCGAGCGGGTCGGCAGCGGTCAGGAGTAG